In a single window of the Christensenella timonensis genome:
- a CDS encoding AAA family ATPase produces MNQGRIIVITGAPGTGKTTTASAVAKESDLEKSVHMHTDDFYHYLSKGAIPPHLPESNEQNLIVIEAFLEAAKRYARGGYDVIVDGIIGPWFLKPWQSLVREHYEVHYIILRASKEETLKRAVERSKLDRKTNIELVETMWEQFCNLGIYESNVIDTTTYSIQETVSAVQEKIVSRAALLS; encoded by the coding sequence ATGAATCAAGGTAGAATTATTGTAATCACAGGTGCGCCGGGGACAGGAAAAACTACAACGGCATCTGCTGTTGCAAAAGAATCAGATTTGGAAAAGTCTGTGCATATGCACACAGATGACTTTTATCATTATTTGAGTAAAGGGGCAATACCACCGCATTTGCCGGAATCAAATGAGCAAAATTTGATTGTCATTGAAGCGTTTTTAGAAGCTGCGAAGCGATATGCTCGTGGTGGATATGATGTAATTGTTGACGGTATTATCGGACCGTGGTTTTTAAAGCCGTGGCAAAGTCTTGTTCGGGAACATTATGAGGTGCATTATATTATTTTAAGGGCAAGTAAGGAAGAAACCTTGAAGCGAGCTGTTGAACGCTCAAAGTTAGACCGAAAGACAAATATCGAATTGGTAGAAACCATGTGGGAGCAATTTTGCAATCTGGGAATATATGAATCGAATGTTATAGATACGACCACTTATTCCATTCAAGAAACTGTTTCCGCAGTACAAGAAAAAATCGTAAGTAGGGCAGCGTTGTTGTCTTAG